The sequence CTACATGTTTTGACATTGGATAAGCCGCATCAGGCCATCACAATTCAAGCCCAAGGTGTGGTAGAGATTGAAGATAATGTCGAGGATGACAGTGGCGATCACCTCTCGCCACTGGTCTTTCTGCGTCACAGCCCACTGACGCAACCGGATGCCGCTATCCGTCAATTTGCATCCGGTTATTGTCAGGGCGTAACCACAGCGCAAGCGCAACTGGATTGTCTAACACAAATGATGGGGGAGTTACTGGCTAAAATGCCCTATAGCCCCGGCACCACAACCGTGCAAGACAGCGCCGCACAGGCTTTTGCCGCCGAGCAAGGTGTTTGTCAGGATCACACTCACGTCTTTCTCGCCTGTTGCCGAAGTTTAAATATTCCGGCACGCTATGTGAGCGGCTATCTTTATACAGAATCCTCCAGTCATGTTGCGACCCATGCATGGGCAGAAGTGTGGCTGAATGGGCATTGGCAGAGTTTTGATGTCACCAATAATACCTGCAAACCGAATCAGCATTTGAAACTGGCGGTAGGGATAGATT comes from Yersinia canariae and encodes:
- a CDS encoding transglutaminase family protein; its protein translation is MRLNVDHSTHYTYAQQVQHSTQYLRLTPQDSAHQRILSWQLTLPEEAICTTDAFGNVLHVLTLDKPHQAITIQAQGVVEIEDNVEDDSGDHLSPLVFLRHSPLTQPDAAIRQFASGYCQGVTTAQAQLDCLTQMMGELLAKMPYSPGTTTVQDSAAQAFAAEQGVCQDHTHVFLACCRSLNIPARYVSGYLYTESSSHVATHAWAEVWLNGHWQSFDVTNNTCKPNQHLKLAVGIDYLDACPVRGIRRGGGYEDMQTIAAVHMLSNPRLDMSQ